One genomic window of Nocardioides daphniae includes the following:
- a CDS encoding pyridoxamine 5'-phosphate oxidase family protein: MDEATQALSPDECWEFLRSEEFGRLAFHLGDEVHIAPINYAVDHRTLLFRTAPGSKLLAVVMNPDVAFEIDAYDERTARSVILRGKARLLEEDEAHRAENVPLRPWVDADVKYNVVEIAPDTLSGRRFDLTKPWTHLKP, encoded by the coding sequence ATGGACGAGGCGACCCAGGCCCTGAGCCCCGACGAGTGCTGGGAGTTCCTCCGCAGCGAGGAGTTCGGCAGGCTCGCGTTCCACCTCGGCGACGAGGTGCACATCGCGCCGATCAACTACGCGGTCGACCACCGGACGCTGCTCTTCCGTACGGCCCCGGGCAGCAAGCTGCTCGCCGTCGTGATGAACCCGGACGTGGCCTTCGAGATCGACGCGTACGACGAGCGCACCGCCCGCAGCGTCATCCTCCGCGGCAAGGCCCGCCTGCTGGAGGAGGACGAGGCGCACCGCGCGGAGAACGTCCCCCTGCGGCCGTGGGTCGACGCCGACGTGAAGTACAACGTCGTCGAGATCGCCCCGGACACCCTGTCGGGCCGACGGTTCGACCTGACGAAGCCCTGGACGCACCTCAAGCCGTAG
- a CDS encoding PadR family transcriptional regulator, translated as MSIKQSMLALLQQGPMYGYQLRSEFEERTGSTWPLNIGQVYTTLTRLERDGLIEVVDTGHGEARGEAEGATDGAGERQVSYRLTEAGAKEADSWFTSPVPRTQPPRDELAIKLALAVTLPGVDIGQLIQRQRAATMAALQEHTRAKRSQTADPASVEGLALGLVLDSLVFDTEAEIRWLDHCESRLRRAAAARTATPTQEEDR; from the coding sequence ATGTCGATCAAGCAGTCGATGCTGGCGTTGCTGCAGCAGGGTCCGATGTACGGCTACCAGCTGCGCAGCGAGTTCGAGGAACGCACCGGTTCGACCTGGCCGCTCAACATCGGGCAGGTCTACACGACACTCACCCGGCTCGAGCGTGACGGACTCATCGAGGTCGTCGACACGGGCCACGGCGAGGCGCGCGGTGAGGCGGAGGGCGCGACCGACGGCGCGGGGGAGCGTCAGGTCAGCTACCGCCTCACCGAGGCCGGTGCGAAGGAGGCCGACAGCTGGTTCACCAGCCCGGTGCCGCGCACCCAGCCACCGCGCGACGAGCTCGCCATCAAGCTGGCCCTGGCGGTGACGCTCCCGGGCGTCGACATCGGTCAGCTCATCCAGCGGCAACGCGCAGCCACCATGGCCGCCCTGCAGGAGCACACCCGCGCCAAGCGCAGCCAGACCGCCGACCCTGCCAGCGTCGAGGGCCTCGCGCTCGGGCTGGTCCTCGACTCGCTCGTCTTCGACACGGAGGCCGAGATCCGGTGGCTCGACCACTGCGAGTCCCGACTCCGCCGCGCCGCGGCCGCCCGCACCGCCACCCCGACCCAGGAGGAAGACCGATGA
- a CDS encoding ABC transporter ATP-binding protein: MNQPVLHLADVTRVHGEGAVEVHALRGVTFAVAPGELVAVMGPSGSGKSTLLTLAGGLDTPTSGSVVIEGVDLTAATLAERARVRRTSVGYVFQDYNLIPALSAVENVALPLELDGVSRSTAREQAVAALEKVGIAELADRFPDEMSGGQQQRIAIARAVVGERRLILADEPTGALDTETGEEVLRVLRDFCDAGAACVIVTHEARHAAWADRVVFLRDGLVVDESGAHVGLGAGVL, encoded by the coding sequence ATGAACCAGCCCGTGCTCCACCTCGCCGACGTCACCCGCGTGCACGGCGAGGGCGCCGTCGAGGTCCACGCGCTGCGCGGCGTCACCTTCGCGGTGGCCCCCGGCGAGCTCGTCGCCGTCATGGGCCCGTCGGGCTCCGGCAAGTCAACCCTGCTCACCCTGGCCGGCGGCCTCGACACCCCGACCAGCGGCAGCGTCGTCATCGAGGGCGTCGACCTCACGGCCGCGACGCTGGCCGAGCGGGCGCGCGTGCGGCGTACGTCGGTGGGCTACGTCTTCCAGGACTACAACCTGATCCCCGCCCTCTCCGCCGTCGAGAACGTCGCCCTTCCGCTGGAGCTCGACGGCGTCTCCCGCAGCACCGCTCGCGAGCAGGCGGTGGCCGCGCTCGAGAAGGTCGGGATCGCCGAGCTCGCCGACCGCTTCCCCGACGAGATGTCGGGTGGCCAGCAGCAGCGCATCGCCATTGCCCGCGCCGTCGTCGGGGAGCGTCGCCTGATCCTGGCCGACGAGCCCACCGGAGCCCTCGACACCGAGACCGGTGAGGAGGTGCTCCGTGTGCTCCGTGACTTCTGCGACGCAGGAGCCGCCTGCGTGATCGTCACCCACGAGGCGCGCCACGCCGCTTGGGCCGACCGCGTGGTCTTCCTGCGCGACGGCCTGGTCGTCGACGAGTCCGGCGCGCACGTCGGCCTCGGCGCCGGGGTGCTGTGA
- a CDS encoding ABC transporter permease → MGGWRFALRIAARDVRRHKLRSALVLTLVALPVLLVCVGLILVRTSAYSTAENVDRHLGAADALVHDFGPEVGGVTQLPDPLDGGWTTLGDAMPAPRNQTAIQALLGQDARLVSLVQSNVSVRLGDRVLHFPVTETNLADPLTDGLFEVLEGRAPTGPHEVVVNEALAERGLGMGAEFEVPGIDEPATVVGVGRDPFSRLQEVAYGSAGSLVAPATTMEERYETPQQWLVERSEISWSEVKKLNAQGLVVASRAVLLDPPPTSEVDHPAPESFENQERAAILAMIAVMVLLEVALLAGPAFAVTARNHTRTLALVAASGGTPRQARRVILAGGLVLGGLAAVGGMLLSVPLAAALVPLAQRASWSWFGPFDVPWLLMLAVAGCGLLAAVTAAAVPAWLASRQDVVAALAGRRADPPPSRRSPLVGLVVLGVGVVGAAVGAARYANYGPLLMTASVVVVMIGMVMVVPVFVAASARLAGRLPLAGRFAARDAARHRTRTVPAVAAVAATVAGVVALGISVSSDEAESRATYSLQLPEGQAKVDWYPESLPGEEVRDRDEVLDEVRSAIEDTVPEVDVHEVRAFGAPGRGADNNWWEVRPSSGEEVLLNNSSSVFGSGLVVADDMRGVTGLDDGQLARADEALAEGRAVVLTDRGVLPGEVDVVETVWNDGEDERPGDSIKGLEALALEVDGSSNVEAVVPPVAVAAAGLADRVEVVGLRLEGDLDRDTEKLLGETVRGVDQAAEVYVERGYERSDEVVVILWVLAVAAALLMLAGTLTATFLSLADARPDLATLAAVGGPLRTRRHVAAAYALVISGLGAVLGAAVGFVPGIAVSRPVTTNTWAAPELQGPYLDVPWLMVLGVVVALPLLATSVMWLCTRSRLPMVARID, encoded by the coding sequence ATGGGGGGCTGGCGGTTCGCGCTGCGCATCGCGGCGCGTGACGTACGCCGGCACAAGCTGCGCAGTGCGCTGGTGCTGACCCTGGTGGCGCTGCCGGTGCTCCTCGTCTGCGTCGGGCTGATCCTGGTGAGGACCAGCGCCTACTCCACCGCCGAGAACGTCGACCGACACCTCGGCGCGGCCGACGCCCTCGTCCACGACTTCGGTCCGGAGGTCGGCGGAGTCACCCAGCTCCCCGACCCGCTCGACGGTGGCTGGACGACGCTGGGCGACGCGATGCCGGCGCCGCGCAACCAGACCGCGATCCAGGCGCTGCTGGGCCAGGACGCGCGTCTCGTCTCGCTCGTGCAGTCCAACGTCTCCGTACGCCTGGGGGATCGGGTCCTCCACTTCCCGGTGACCGAGACCAACCTCGCGGACCCGTTGACCGACGGTCTCTTCGAGGTCCTCGAGGGGCGTGCGCCGACCGGTCCCCACGAGGTCGTCGTCAACGAGGCGCTGGCCGAGCGTGGGCTCGGCATGGGAGCCGAGTTCGAGGTGCCCGGGATCGACGAGCCGGCCACCGTGGTCGGCGTCGGACGTGACCCGTTCAGCCGGCTGCAGGAGGTGGCCTACGGCAGTGCCGGCTCCCTCGTCGCCCCGGCGACCACCATGGAGGAGCGTTACGAGACTCCGCAGCAGTGGCTCGTCGAGCGCAGCGAGATCTCCTGGTCGGAGGTCAAGAAGCTCAACGCGCAGGGGCTGGTGGTCGCGTCGCGTGCGGTGCTGCTCGACCCTCCGCCGACCTCGGAGGTCGACCACCCGGCGCCGGAGTCCTTCGAGAACCAGGAGCGGGCCGCCATCCTCGCGATGATCGCGGTCATGGTCCTGCTGGAGGTCGCGCTGCTGGCTGGCCCCGCCTTCGCGGTCACGGCGCGCAACCACACGCGTACGCTCGCCCTCGTCGCCGCCTCCGGTGGCACGCCGCGGCAGGCGCGACGGGTGATCCTGGCCGGTGGTCTCGTGCTCGGCGGGCTTGCCGCCGTGGGTGGCATGTTGCTGAGCGTGCCCCTGGCCGCGGCGCTGGTGCCGCTGGCGCAGCGGGCGAGCTGGTCGTGGTTCGGCCCCTTCGACGTCCCGTGGCTGCTGATGCTGGCGGTCGCCGGATGTGGCCTGCTGGCAGCCGTCACCGCCGCGGCCGTGCCGGCCTGGCTCGCCTCACGGCAGGACGTCGTCGCGGCGCTGGCGGGTCGTCGCGCCGACCCGCCGCCCAGTCGGCGTTCGCCCCTCGTGGGGCTCGTGGTCCTGGGGGTCGGCGTCGTCGGCGCGGCCGTGGGTGCGGCGCGCTACGCGAACTACGGTCCGCTGCTGATGACGGCGTCGGTGGTGGTGGTCATGATCGGCATGGTCATGGTGGTGCCGGTCTTCGTGGCGGCGAGCGCGCGCCTGGCCGGGCGCCTGCCGCTGGCCGGCCGCTTCGCTGCCCGCGACGCCGCGCGACACCGTACGCGCACGGTGCCGGCGGTGGCCGCCGTCGCCGCCACGGTCGCCGGGGTGGTCGCGCTCGGGATCAGCGTGAGCAGCGACGAGGCGGAGAGTCGGGCCACCTACTCGCTCCAGCTCCCCGAGGGACAGGCGAAGGTCGACTGGTACCCGGAGTCGCTGCCCGGCGAGGAGGTGCGGGATCGCGACGAGGTCCTCGACGAGGTCAGGTCCGCCATCGAGGACACCGTCCCGGAGGTCGACGTCCACGAGGTCCGCGCGTTCGGTGCTCCGGGCCGCGGAGCCGACAACAACTGGTGGGAGGTCCGGCCCTCGAGCGGTGAGGAGGTGCTCCTCAACAACTCGAGCTCGGTCTTCGGAAGCGGCCTGGTGGTGGCCGACGACATGCGCGGGGTCACGGGGCTCGACGACGGGCAGCTGGCCCGCGCCGACGAGGCGTTGGCCGAGGGGCGGGCCGTGGTCCTGACCGACCGGGGCGTCCTGCCCGGCGAGGTCGACGTCGTCGAGACGGTCTGGAACGACGGGGAGGACGAGCGTCCGGGTGACTCGATCAAGGGTCTCGAGGCGCTCGCCCTGGAGGTCGACGGTTCGAGCAACGTGGAAGCCGTCGTCCCGCCTGTCGCGGTGGCTGCCGCCGGGTTGGCCGATCGTGTGGAGGTGGTGGGACTGCGTCTCGAGGGCGACCTCGACCGCGACACCGAGAAGCTGCTCGGTGAGACGGTCCGTGGTGTCGACCAGGCAGCCGAGGTCTACGTCGAGCGTGGCTACGAGCGCTCCGACGAGGTGGTCGTGATCCTGTGGGTCCTGGCCGTGGCCGCCGCGCTGCTCATGCTCGCCGGCACCCTGACCGCGACCTTCCTGTCGCTGGCCGACGCCCGCCCCGACCTGGCCACCCTGGCGGCCGTCGGCGGACCACTGCGTACGCGGCGGCACGTCGCCGCGGCGTACGCGCTGGTCATCTCCGGGCTCGGGGCCGTCCTGGGAGCCGCGGTCGGCTTCGTGCCGGGCATCGCGGTCAGTCGGCCGGTCACCACGAACACGTGGGCCGCACCCGAGCTGCAGGGGCCCTACCTGGACGTGCCGTGGCTGATGGTGCTCGGGGTCGTGGTGGCGCTGCCGCTGCTGGCGACGAGCGTGATGTGGCTCTGCACCCGCTCGCGGCTGCCGATGGTGGCGCGGATCGACTGA
- a CDS encoding acetyl-CoA C-acetyltransferase, with amino-acid sequence MAEAFVYDHIRTPRGRGKANGTLHEVKPIDLAVTLMDAVKDRNPGFDPGRVDDVVLGVVSPVGEQGADIAKTAALAAGYPDTVAGVQLNRFCASGLEAVNQAAQRVRSGFEDLILAGGVESMSRVPMGSDGGPWAQDPATSFKSAFVPQGIGADLIATVEGLTRDDVDAYAAQSHARAAHAWENGYFGKAIVPVTDVNGMVVLDRDETIRPGTTAESLAKLKPSFAQMGRDAGFDDVALEKYHWLEKINHVHHAGNSSGIVDGAALVAIGTEQVGKDLGLTPRARIISTAVSGADPVIMLTGPAPAARKALDRAGLTVDDIDLFEINEAFAAVAMRFMRDMGIDDSITNVNGGAIAMGHPLGATGAMILGTLIDELERQGKRRGLATLCVGGGMGIATIVELV; translated from the coding sequence ATGGCAGAAGCATTCGTGTACGACCACATCCGGACGCCGCGTGGACGGGGCAAGGCCAACGGCACCCTCCACGAGGTGAAGCCGATCGACCTCGCGGTCACCCTCATGGACGCGGTCAAGGACCGCAACCCCGGCTTCGACCCCGGTCGCGTCGACGACGTCGTCCTCGGTGTCGTCTCGCCCGTGGGCGAGCAGGGTGCCGACATCGCCAAGACCGCCGCCCTCGCGGCCGGCTACCCGGACACCGTCGCGGGCGTCCAGCTCAACCGCTTCTGCGCCTCCGGCCTCGAGGCCGTCAACCAGGCCGCGCAGCGCGTCCGCTCCGGCTTCGAGGACCTGATCCTCGCCGGCGGTGTCGAGTCGATGAGCCGCGTGCCGATGGGCTCCGACGGTGGCCCGTGGGCCCAGGACCCGGCCACCTCCTTCAAGTCCGCCTTCGTGCCCCAGGGCATCGGCGCCGACCTGATCGCGACCGTCGAGGGCTTGACCCGCGACGACGTCGACGCGTACGCCGCGCAGTCGCACGCCCGTGCCGCGCACGCCTGGGAGAACGGCTACTTCGGCAAGGCCATCGTCCCGGTGACCGACGTCAACGGCATGGTCGTGCTCGACCGTGACGAGACCATCCGCCCCGGCACGACCGCCGAGAGCCTCGCCAAGCTCAAGCCCTCCTTCGCCCAGATGGGCCGCGACGCCGGCTTCGACGACGTCGCTCTGGAGAAGTACCACTGGCTGGAGAAGATCAACCACGTCCACCACGCCGGCAACTCGTCGGGCATCGTCGATGGTGCGGCCCTGGTCGCCATCGGCACCGAGCAGGTCGGCAAGGACCTCGGCCTGACCCCGCGCGCCCGCATCATCTCGACCGCCGTCTCCGGCGCCGACCCGGTCATCATGCTGACCGGCCCCGCCCCGGCTGCCCGCAAGGCGCTCGACCGGGCCGGGCTGACCGTCGACGACATCGACCTCTTCGAGATCAACGAGGCGTTCGCCGCCGTCGCCATGCGCTTCATGCGCGACATGGGCATCGACGACTCCATCACCAACGTCAACGGTGGCGCCATCGCCATGGGCCACCCGCTGGGCGCCACCGGCGCCATGATCCTGGGCACCCTGATCGACGAGCTCGAGCGCCAGGGCAAGCGCCGCGGCCTCGCCACGCTCTGCGTCGGCGGCGGCATGGGCATCGCGACCATCGTCGAGCTGGTCTGA
- a CDS encoding 3-hydroxyacyl-CoA dehydrogenase NAD-binding domain-containing protein — translation MSTQTDSAVRYDKDADGIVTLTMDDPSSSANTMNEAYTRAMTAVVDRLAEEVAAEGSDVKGVVIASAKKTFFAGGDLKGMMQVTKADAERMFEEVEGIKATLRKLETLPVPVVAAINGAALGGGLEIALAANHRIAVDASNVQIGLPEASLGLLPGGGGVTRTVRMFGLQTALMDILLQGPRFKASVAKAKGLVDELVATQDELIPAAKAWILANADNEDAAKQPWDRPGYKMPGGKPSSPALAAFLPAFPALLRKQLKGADYPAQKAILKAAVEGASTDFDTASRVESRYFVSLVTGQNAKNMIQAFFLDLSAINSGSLRPQGVEKYVAKKVVVLGAGMMGAGIAYVCARAGMEVVLKDVSIENAEKGKAYSAKINEKAVSRGKLTSEKSDELLGRITPTADPADAAGADLVIEAVFEDPALKAKVFAEVMPHLSPDALLCSNTSTLPISGLAEGLEDAASRDRFIGLHFFSPVDKMPLVEIIRGKETSDEALAKAYDVVLAIKKTPIVVNDSRGFYTSRVIGVQINEGLAMLGEGVHPVSLERAATQAGFPVGPLQISDELNLELMVKIRKQTLAAYEAAGVEAPKDGAYPVVDKMIELGRSSRLVGKGFYDYDESGKRAGLWGPGRSLPARRGADPVRRHPGADALHRGPRDRQVLRGGRPDVRRRSQHRLDLRHRLPGPPGWCGAVHHRLRGCRRLDRHRRLHQAREGAGRRLRRPLHPERLPGGDGGQGRGLPRLIG, via the coding sequence ATGAGCACCCAGACCGACTCCGCCGTCCGTTACGACAAGGACGCCGACGGCATCGTCACCCTGACGATGGATGACCCCAGCTCCAGCGCCAACACCATGAACGAGGCCTACACGCGGGCCATGACGGCCGTCGTCGACCGCCTCGCCGAGGAGGTCGCGGCCGAGGGCAGCGACGTCAAGGGCGTCGTGATCGCCAGCGCGAAGAAGACCTTCTTCGCCGGTGGTGACCTCAAGGGCATGATGCAGGTGACCAAGGCCGACGCCGAGCGCATGTTCGAGGAGGTCGAGGGCATCAAGGCGACGCTGCGCAAGCTCGAGACCCTCCCGGTCCCGGTCGTCGCCGCCATCAACGGCGCCGCGCTGGGCGGTGGCCTCGAGATCGCGCTGGCCGCCAACCACCGCATCGCCGTCGACGCCTCGAACGTCCAGATCGGCCTCCCCGAGGCCAGCCTCGGCCTGCTGCCCGGCGGCGGCGGTGTCACCCGCACCGTCCGCATGTTCGGCCTGCAGACCGCGCTCATGGACATCCTGCTCCAGGGCCCGCGCTTCAAGGCCTCGGTCGCCAAGGCGAAGGGCCTCGTCGACGAGCTGGTCGCCACTCAGGACGAGCTGATCCCGGCCGCCAAGGCGTGGATCCTCGCCAACGCCGACAACGAGGACGCCGCCAAGCAGCCGTGGGACCGCCCCGGCTACAAGATGCCCGGCGGCAAGCCGTCGTCGCCCGCCCTGGCCGCCTTCCTGCCGGCCTTCCCGGCGCTGCTGCGCAAGCAGCTCAAGGGTGCCGACTACCCGGCGCAGAAGGCGATCCTGAAGGCCGCCGTCGAGGGCGCCTCGACCGACTTCGACACCGCCTCGCGCGTCGAGTCGCGCTACTTCGTCTCGCTGGTCACCGGCCAGAACGCCAAGAACATGATCCAGGCGTTCTTCCTCGACCTCTCCGCGATCAACTCCGGCTCGCTGCGTCCGCAGGGTGTCGAGAAGTACGTCGCCAAGAAGGTCGTCGTGCTCGGCGCCGGCATGATGGGCGCGGGCATCGCCTACGTCTGCGCCCGCGCCGGCATGGAGGTCGTGCTCAAGGACGTCTCGATCGAGAACGCCGAGAAGGGCAAGGCCTACTCCGCCAAGATCAACGAGAAGGCCGTCTCGCGCGGCAAGCTCACGAGTGAGAAGTCCGACGAGCTGCTCGGGCGGATCACCCCGACCGCCGACCCGGCCGACGCCGCCGGCGCCGACCTGGTGATCGAGGCCGTCTTCGAGGACCCGGCCCTCAAGGCCAAGGTCTTCGCCGAGGTCATGCCGCACCTCTCGCCCGACGCCCTGCTCTGCTCCAACACCTCGACCCTGCCGATCTCCGGCCTGGCCGAGGGCCTGGAGGACGCCGCCTCGCGTGACCGCTTCATCGGTCTGCACTTCTTCTCGCCGGTCGACAAGATGCCGCTGGTCGAGATCATCCGCGGCAAGGAGACCTCCGACGAGGCGCTCGCCAAGGCGTACGACGTGGTGCTCGCGATCAAGAAGACCCCGATCGTCGTCAACGACAGCCGTGGCTTCTACACCTCGCGCGTCATCGGCGTGCAGATCAACGAGGGCCTGGCGATGCTGGGCGAGGGTGTGCACCCGGTCTCGCTGGAGCGTGCCGCGACCCAGGCCGGTTTCCCGGTCGGACCGCTGCAGATCTCCGACGAGCTCAACCTCGAGCTGATGGTGAAGATCCGCAAGCAGACCTTGGCTGCCTACGAGGCCGCCGGCGTCGAGGCTCCGAAGGACGGCGCCTACCCGGTCGTCGACAAGATGATCGAGCTGGGCCGTTCGTCGCGCCTGGTCGGCAAGGGCTTCTACGACTACGACGAGTCCGGCAAGCGCGCCGGCCTGTGGGGGCCTGGGCGAAGTCTTCCCGCCCGCCGAGGAGCAGATCCCGTTCGTCGACATCCAGGAGCGGATGCTCTTCATCGAGGCCCTCGAGACCGCCAAGTGCTTCGAGGAGGGCGTCCTGACGTCCGCCGCCGCAGCCAACATCGGCTCGATCTTCGGCATCGGCTTCCCGGCCCGCCTGGGTGGTGCGGCGCAGTTCATCACCGGCTACGAGGCTGCCGACGGCTCGATCGGCATCGACGCCTTCATCAAGCGCGCGAAGGAGCTGGCCGCCGCCTACGGCGACCGCTTCACCCCGAGCGCCTACCTGGAGGAGATGGCGGCCAAGGGCGAGGGCTTCCCCGCCTGATCGGCTGA
- a CDS encoding alpha/beta hydrolase family protein, producing the protein MTRRLAAAALLLVLASGCTDTAETEAGPTPSPSASESGTVSASPSLSPSQSPSATPVADPVSVPGFAAQTHVGDRLRLGAVRERTASFTSYDVTWRARSSGRGADERPVRLSGVLNVPTGEGPFPAVVLAHGYIDPAVYESGQGMTRERGFLAERGFVALHVDYRGHAGSDPDPSGGTDVRLGYAVDVLAAVDALRRADLPVDDDRVSVFGRSMGGGVVQKVAEIAPDAVHAVVAWASVSSLEGENFNHFIRGDGDARAAAIERRRRPEQAPDFWRGVSSRPYFDRITAPVLAVHGRFDDTCPPRWARETQRAMRRAGVDSRLVWYDDGHAFGPAFVAAMDRTVKFLRAA; encoded by the coding sequence ATGACCCGACGACTCGCCGCGGCCGCCCTGCTCCTGGTCCTGGCCTCGGGCTGCACCGACACCGCCGAGACCGAGGCGGGGCCCACCCCGTCGCCGTCGGCCTCCGAGTCGGGCACGGTCAGCGCGTCACCGTCCCTGTCGCCCTCGCAGAGCCCGTCCGCCACCCCGGTCGCCGACCCCGTCTCGGTGCCCGGCTTCGCGGCGCAGACCCACGTCGGCGACCGCCTGCGCCTCGGGGCGGTGCGGGAGCGCACGGCGAGCTTCACCTCGTACGACGTGACCTGGCGCGCCCGCAGCAGCGGCCGCGGCGCCGACGAGAGGCCGGTGCGACTCTCCGGGGTGCTCAACGTGCCCACGGGCGAGGGGCCGTTCCCCGCGGTGGTGCTCGCCCACGGCTACATCGACCCGGCGGTCTACGAGAGCGGGCAGGGCATGACGCGCGAGCGCGGCTTCCTCGCCGAGCGGGGCTTCGTCGCGCTGCACGTCGACTACCGCGGCCACGCCGGCTCCGACCCGGACCCCTCGGGCGGCACCGACGTGCGACTGGGGTACGCCGTCGACGTGCTCGCCGCGGTCGACGCGCTGCGGCGGGCCGACCTGCCCGTCGACGACGACCGGGTCTCGGTCTTCGGTCGCTCGATGGGCGGCGGGGTGGTGCAGAAGGTCGCCGAGATCGCCCCCGACGCCGTCCACGCGGTGGTGGCGTGGGCCTCGGTCTCGTCACTGGAGGGCGAGAACTTCAACCACTTCATCCGCGGTGACGGCGACGCCCGCGCCGCGGCCATCGAGCGACGGCGCCGGCCGGAGCAGGCGCCGGACTTCTGGCGCGGCGTCTCGTCGCGGCCGTACTTCGACCGGATCACCGCGCCGGTGCTCGCCGTGCACGGCCGCTTCGACGACACCTGTCCGCCGCGCTGGGCCCGCGAGACCCAGCGGGCGATGCGCAGGGCGGGTGTCGACTCGCGCCTCGTCTGGTACGACGACGGCCACGCCTTCGGACCGGCCTTCGTGGCCGCGATGGACCGCACCGTGAAGTTCCTCCGGGCGGCGTGA
- a CDS encoding GTP pyrophosphokinase — MRRATEDFVQIVRSMLDDAGINYLTVTGRAKTMTSFAAKAARTVDGRPVFTDPLRQILDQIGLRVITYVHSDVQAVVDVLNEQLVVHDDRDMGEETASEGRFGYSSRHLQVELEDEDEQAHPHLAGRMAQVQVRTVLQHAWAEFEHDIRYKGTIPDEHVPDFDRRFTLAAGLLELADREFSTIRERLTESMAEPEPSQEPSADPRITARELAAFLAGQYADAGWSRTDHYEWIGGLLLELGITSLVELGEVLRSVDSASIAERMGYQHPPTAVRRLDDALLWVHGDTYVGLRDNAHRVPALQARLARLAKMRQES; from the coding sequence GTGCGGCGCGCGACCGAGGACTTCGTGCAGATCGTGCGGTCGATGCTCGACGACGCCGGCATCAACTACCTGACCGTGACCGGTCGGGCGAAGACGATGACCTCGTTCGCCGCGAAGGCGGCGCGCACGGTCGACGGGCGGCCGGTCTTCACCGACCCGCTGCGCCAGATCCTCGACCAGATCGGCCTGCGCGTCATCACCTACGTGCACAGCGACGTCCAGGCGGTGGTCGACGTGCTCAACGAGCAGCTGGTCGTCCACGACGACCGCGACATGGGCGAGGAGACGGCGAGCGAGGGCCGCTTCGGCTACTCCAGCCGCCACCTCCAGGTGGAGCTCGAGGACGAGGACGAGCAGGCGCACCCGCACCTGGCCGGCCGGATGGCGCAGGTCCAGGTGCGCACCGTGCTCCAGCACGCGTGGGCGGAGTTCGAGCACGACATCCGCTACAAGGGCACCATCCCTGACGAGCACGTGCCCGACTTCGACCGCCGCTTCACGCTCGCGGCCGGCCTGCTGGAGCTGGCCGACCGGGAGTTCTCGACCATCCGCGAGCGGCTGACCGAGTCGATGGCCGAGCCCGAGCCGTCGCAGGAGCCGAGCGCCGACCCGCGGATCACCGCGCGTGAGCTGGCCGCCTTCCTGGCCGGGCAGTACGCCGACGCGGGTTGGTCGCGCACCGACCACTACGAGTGGATCGGCGGGCTCCTGCTCGAGCTCGGGATCACCTCACTGGTCGAGCTCGGCGAGGTGCTGCGCTCGGTCGACTCCGCCAGCATCGCGGAGCGGATGGGCTACCAGCACCCGCCGACCGCCGTACGCCGCCTCGACGACGCGCTGCTGTGGGTGCACGGCGACACCTACGTCGGCCTGCGCGACAACGCCCACCGCGTCCCCGCGCTGCAGGCGCGGCTGGCGCGGCTGGCGAAGATGCGCCAGGAGTCCTGA
- a CDS encoding DUF429 domain-containing protein yields the protein MHFVGIDLAWGERNPTGLAVLDAEGRLVHVSTVVTDDEVVAALAPFTEGPCLVAVDAPLIVTNPTGNRAAEAALNKDFAPFDAGAHPTNTGRAEFAGRPRAARIASRLGLDMNPRSGRARRAIEVYPHPATVALFRLGRTLKYKSKSGRSLEQLRAELLVLMGLMESLSGADPRLVLDGEAGGEAWRGLRTTVERAQRKSELRVAEDQVDAVLCAYVALFATTHPERTTTYGTFEQGYVVTPTLTRPTWCPRGAGRPPTPRRARSPTATQMPMQRTPALPYAATPSSCPRCGARPRTSCRSCGRCSTTPASTT from the coding sequence ATGCACTTCGTCGGAATCGACCTCGCCTGGGGTGAGCGCAACCCCACGGGCCTCGCCGTGCTCGACGCGGAGGGCCGGCTGGTCCACGTCTCCACGGTCGTCACCGACGACGAGGTCGTGGCCGCGCTCGCGCCCTTCACCGAAGGCCCCTGCCTGGTCGCCGTCGACGCCCCGCTGATCGTCACCAACCCGACCGGCAACCGCGCCGCCGAGGCAGCACTCAACAAGGACTTCGCGCCGTTCGACGCCGGCGCCCACCCCACCAACACCGGTCGCGCCGAGTTCGCCGGGCGGCCGCGCGCCGCCCGGATCGCCAGCCGGCTCGGCCTCGACATGAACCCGCGCTCCGGCCGGGCCCGCCGCGCCATCGAGGTCTACCCGCACCCGGCGACGGTCGCGCTCTTCCGGCTCGGCCGCACGCTCAAGTACAAGTCCAAGTCGGGCCGCAGCCTCGAGCAGCTGCGCGCCGAGCTGCTCGTCCTGATGGGCCTGATGGAGTCGCTCTCCGGCGCCGACCCCCGCCTCGTGCTCGACGGCGAGGCGGGCGGCGAGGCGTGGCGCGGGCTGCGTACGACCGTGGAGCGGGCCCAGCGCAAGAGCGAGCTGCGCGTCGCCGAGGACCAGGTCGACGCGGTGCTCTGCGCCTACGTCGCGCTCTTCGCCACCACGCACCCCGAGCGCACCACGACCTACGGCACCTTCGAGCAGGGGTACGTCGTCACGCCGACGCTGACGCGGCCGACCTGGTGCCCACGCGGCGCGGGGCGGCCGCCGACGCCGCGCCGGGCGCGGAGTCCGACGGCGACGCAGATGCCCATGCAGCGGACCCCGGCACTGCCGTACGCCGCTACGCCGAGCAGCTGCCCGAGGTGCGGCGCGCGACCGAGGACTTCGTGCAGATCGTGCGGTCGATGCTCGACGACGCCGGCATCAACTACCTGA